The Mycolicibacterium neworleansense sequence CTAACCGATCGGTACCGTCCGGACAGCAGAGCATGTCGCTAGCCATCGGATTTGACGCTACCCCCGCGGTGGCGGGGTTGCTGGCTGGCGCGCCGCGTGAATGACGCCCGGAGCGTTACGTGTTGATGAACTCCTGGAGCTGGGGTTCGTCGGCCAGACCCCAGGCGGTGATCCGGTCGGAGATGACCTTCGCCAGAGCAGCCTTGTCGAAGATGCCGGCCTCGGCCACCACGGCGACCTTGTCCTGGTAGGCGTCGATGTCGGCGCCGATCACGTCGAGCTCGCGGGCCCGGGCGGCGATGGCCGCCACGGTCTCGTCGCGGTGGGTGCCCAGCAGGTAGGCCACCAGGTTCGCGAAGAACAGCTCATGCCGCTCCTCGTCGAGAACGATGCGGCCCATCATCGACGCCAGCACCGGCTCGGTGATCTGGTCCTTGAGGTTGCGGGTGAAGACCGCGTGCGCACGCTCGAAGAACGCCATGAAAACCAGCGTCTCGATCTGGCTGTAGCTGTCGGCGCGGTAACCCTTCATCACGTGCTCGACGCGGACGTCCTCGTTGGCCGTCGGGTCGATCTCACGGGTGACGACGAGGTAGTTGCGCAGCGCCACGGCGTGCAGGTGCTCCTCGGCGGTCCAGCGGCCCAGAAAGCGGCCCCACTTGTCCTCGAGGATGAAGTGCTCGACGAGCTCGCGGTGGTAACCCGACAGGTTGTCCTTGGTGATCAGCAGGATCTCCAAGGCGTCGGTGATGGTCTTGGGCAGGGTGACCTGTGACGGATCCCAGTCCTGGCCACCGAGGAAGGCGAAGTTCTCGCCCTGGTCGAACGGCACGTAATCGTGCGCGTACCAGAGATCCTCGGTATCCAGGTGTCGACGCAGCTCAGCCTCGACGACGGGCTCGAGCTCCAAGGTCAGCGCATTAGCTACAGGTTTCTGTGCCATGGGGTAACTGTAACCCGGGTTTACATGTTTCTGAAACTCGAGCCACTGTGATGTCGCCCCGGACTCAGAGGGTCAGGCCCGGGTACAGCGGGTTGGCGTTCAGCAGCTCGGCCGAGGCCGCGTGCACGCGCTCGGCGGTGCCCTCGGCGAGCTTGTACTTGGCTTTCGATGTCCCCTCGGGCTGCGTGTTGGACAGCACGTCGACGATCAGCTCGGCCACCCGGTCGAAGTCCTCGGCACCGAATCCGCGGCTGGTCAGTGCCGGGGTGCCCAGCCGGATGCCGCTGGTGTACCAGGCGCCGTTGGGGTCGGCCGGGATCGCGTTGCGGTTGGTGACGACGCCGGCGTCGAGCAGGGCGGACTCGGCCTGGCGGCCGGTCAGCCCGAACGAGCGCACGTCGAGCAGCACGATGTGGTTGTCGGTGCCGCCGGTGACCAGGCCCGCATCACGCTTGACGAAGCCGTCGGCCAGCGCCTGGGCGTTGTCGGCGACCTGTTGGGCGTAGGTCTGGAACGCGGGCTGGCGCGCCTCGGCCAGCGCGACGGCCTTGGCGGCCATCACATGGCTCAGCGGCCCGCCGAGCACCATCGGGCAGCCCTTGTCCACGGCCGGGGCGAATTCCTCGGTGGCCAGCACCATGCCGCCGCGCGGGCCGCGCAGAGACTTGTGCGTGGTCGTGGTGGTGACGTGGGCGTGCGGCACCGGATCCTCGTCGCCGGTGAACACCTTGCCCGCGACCAGGCCCGCGAAGTGGGCCATGTCGACCATGAGCGTGGCGCCCACTTCGTCGGCGATCTCGCGCATCTTGGCGAAGTTCACCCGGCGCGGATAGGCGGAGTATCCGGCGACCAGGATCAGCGGCTTGAACTCGCGGGCAGCCGCGGCGACCGCGTCGTAGTCCAAAAAGCCCGTCTCCGGGTTGGTGCCGTAGCTGCGCTGATGGAACATCTTGCCCGAGATGTTGGGCCGGAAGCCGTGGGTCAGGTGACCGCCGGCATCCAGCGACATGCCGAGCAGGCGCTGGTTGCCCAGCTTGTTGCGCAGGGTCTCCCAGTCCGCCTCGGACAGGTCGTTGACGTGCTTGGCACCCAGGTTGGCCAACTCGGGCGCCTCGACCTTGGTCGCCAGGATCGCCCAGAAGGCAACGAGATTGGCGTCGATGCCGGAGTGCGGCTGGACGTAGGCGTAGGGGGCGCCGAACAGTTCACGGGCGTGCTCGGCGGCCAGCGCCTCGACCGTGTCGACGTTCTGGCAGCCGGCGTAGAAGCGGTGCCCGACGGTGCCCTCGGCGTACTTGTCGGAGAACCAGGTGCCCATGGTCAGCAGCACGGCCGGGGAGGCGTAATTCTCACTGGCGATCAGCTTGAGCGAATCACGTTGATCGGCAAGCTCTTTACGGGTGGCCGCCGCGACCCGGGGCTCGACGGATTCGATGACCCGCAATGCGGCCGCATACGCGGCGCTTGAGGTCTCGGCGTAATCGACGCCGGAAGCCGCGGGCAAGGTGGATGACGAGTCTGCTGCCATGGCTTTTAGCCTAGTCGGGCCACATCTGGAGCCGACGACTGGCACCACGGCAAAACCGGGCGAACCGCTCGGTCTGCCCGGTTTCGTCGGTGGTCAGATCACTCGGCAGTGTGGTTCCAGGCGCCACCGGCTTTGCCGTTGGCATAACCGCCGCCGGGCCATCCCTTGCTCCAGTCGTGCCCGGCCCAGGCACCGCCGGGCCAGCCCTTGCTCCAGTCCCAGCCGGCCCACGCGCCGCCGGGCCACGGGCTCACGAGGCTGGGCGGTTCGATCTCTTCGCCGTTCAAGATGACGACGGGATCGGCATTGGCCACCGCGGCGGATCCGATGAGTCCAGCCATCGAGCCTGCCACCACGGCCACACCGGCCATCAGCTTGACCCGGTTCGATTTCGTGCTCGTTGTAGCCATGTCGACTCCCCTTGCTTCCACCCGGTTGCGTCGCGATGCTCAGCAAATACTCTACGCTTCGGCCGCGAGGCCGATCAAGCAGCCAAGCGGCGCGGATCCATGTTTCGCAGCAATACGCATCAAGGTCAGTAATTGCGCTTTCAACTGCAATTTTGGGGAAGAGGCCGACAATCCTGACAAGCCCTCAGCAGGCACGAGCGATGAATTACCCGGCAGACAGCAAATCTACTCAGCGAAGTGCAAATGGTGACCGACCGGCGCCAACCAAGGCCGGGCGGCCCAATGGGTCCGCCCGCCTCCTCGGATTGTCAGATCAGTCGCTGTGGTTCCACGCGCCGCCGGCCTTGCCATGAATGGCGGCGCCGCCGCCCTTGCCGTTGGCCAGACCGCCGCCGGGGTATCCCTTGCTCCAGTCGTGACCGGCCCACGCACCGCCGGGCCACGGGCTGACAAGGGGCGGGGTCTCGGCGCCACCAGACAGGCTGGGCACGCCGGAGATGCCAGAGATGGCAGAGGTCACCGGATCGCTACCGACCTTGGTGAAGGGGGCTTTGTTGCCGCCGGGCTTGGCCGGCGCGACGGGATCGCTACCGACCTTCGTGACAGGTGCGGCATCGGCCACCGCGACCGAGCCGAGGATCGGAGCGAGTGCCACTGCACCCGCGGCCACGATCACGCCGGCCGTGCGCTTGATCTTGTCCAGTCTCTCCATTGTTGCCGCCATGGTCATGTCCTTTGCCCGACCCGGCGCGATCGCCGGACCACTGGCAACAAGGTTACCGACGGGTAATTAGGTGGTTCAAGCACTTGAGACGCGGTTCATACTGCAGACGCAACGCAACCCATAACACCATCGAGCAAATGTGAGAAGCGCCGTGAAAGCAGGACTGAGATCAGATAGTGAGTTTGCTGTCAGGCCAACGTCGATGGGATCAGCGGCTCGTCGAGCAGCCGCCCGAAACGCTCGGTCAGCGTCACGCCGTCGGGGCGGTCGTCCAACCACCGGCGCAGCAATCGGTAACCCTCGATGTAGGTGCTGGTGTAGGCCCGCCACAACGGCGAGGACAGGAACCGCAGCGATTGCCTGGCCCGATCGTCGCCGACCAGCAGCCACCGCTTGAGAAATTCGGCCACCTCGTCGACGTCACGGTGCTCGTCGTGCAGCATCAGCGCCGCGTCCTGGCGCACGTCGGCCAGCCCGGCCATCGCCTCCGAGATCGCCTCGGCGCGTTCCCCGTCGAACCGCAGCCCCAGATCGGCATAGATGTCGGCGGCCCACGCGCCCCAGCCGGGTCCGACGATGGCGTGTAGCGCCAGGTCGGCCAGACCCTCGGCCATCAGGCATTGCGGGGTGTTGACGAGGAAAATCGTCTGTTCCAGCTCGCCGTCACGGGCCACCAGGCCGGCTTCTTTCCGGCAGTGCTCGGTGTGATGGCCGGGATACGACTCGTGGGCCACCAGCCTGGGCAGGTTGGCCATCTGCTGTTTGAGGTCGGCGTTGACCGCCACGGTGGACTTGTAGTCGCCCAGGTAGTAATTGAAGCCCGACCAGGGTTTGTCGGTGACCACCTCGTAGGTGATGGTCTCGGTCTCCGGCAGCGGGTAGGCGGCGCGCACCTTGTCACGCAGGGCCGACGAGAACGCGTGGATGCACTCCTCGAGGCGGGCGGGCGGGATCTCGTCCCCGCTGCGGTGCGCCTGGATCCGCTCGGCCAGTGGGCCGGTGCCGCCGAGTGCTTCGTCGAGTTTGGCGTGGGCCTCGCGGTAGCGCTCCGGATCGCCCTTGCTGATCCGCACGTCGAAGTAGGCCTGCACCTCGTCGACGAATCCGACCTCTTCACCGGCGAATTTCCGGCCCGCGCAATTGAGCGCCCGCAGGTGCGCGGCGATGTATTCGGCGCGGTCGCGGTCGAGATCGTCGGGGATCTGGGTGAGCAGGCGGTCAGCCTGACGGGCCAGATCGGCCGGGTCGGGCGGCGGCTCGTTCTCCACCGCCCGGCGCAGCTGCGGGTCGCCGGTGAAGGAGTCGACGTAGCCGTCCTCCACGCGGTCGAAGCGCAGTCCGAGGAGCAGATATTCGCGGATGAGGGCGGCCGAGTCCGCCGATTTGTCCGCTCCGAAGTCCATCCCGTTCGCCATGCCCACAACCGTAGATGTAAGACTGACCGAATGCCGCGGCCGAGCGAGCCGAGCCCCTATGTGGAGTTCGACCGAAGTCAATGGCGTGCACTGCGCATGTCGACACCGCTGAAACTCACCGAGGACGAACTGCTGCGCCTGCGGGGTATGGGCGAGAAACTCGACATCCTCGAGGTCGAAGAGGTCTACCTGCCACTGGCCCGGTTGATCCATCTGCAGGTGGCGGCGCGGCAACGGTTGTTCGCCGCAACGGCGGAGTTCCTCGGTGAGCCACAGCAGAATCCGGACCGGCCGGTGCCGTTCGTCATCGGCGTCGCGGGCAGCGTGGCGGTCGGGAAATCGACCACCGCCCGTGTGCTGCAGGCGCTGTTGGCCCGCTGGGGCCACCATCCGCGGGTCGACCTCGTCACCACCGACGGGTTCCTCTACCCGAACAAGGAACTCAACCGCCGGAACCTCATGCACCGCAAGGGATTCCCGGAGAGCTACGACCGGCGCGGCCTGATGCGCTTTGTCACCGCGGTGAAATCCGGCGCCGACGAGGTCTGCGCGCCGGTGTACTCACACCTGCTCTACGACATCGTGCCGGGCGAGAAGCAGGTGGTGCGGCATCCGGACATCCTGATCCTGGAAGGGCTGAACGTCCTGCAGACCGGGCCGGCGCTGATGGTCTCGGACCTGTTCGACTTCTCGGTGTACGTCGACGCGCGCATCGAGGACATCGAGCAGTGGTACATCTCCCGGTTCCTGACAATGCGCTCGACCGCGTTCGCGGATCCGGCCTCGCACTTCCACCACTACTCGACGCTGACCGATGAGCAGGCCGTGTTCGCGGCCCGGGACATCTGGCATTCCATCAACCGGCCCAACCTGATCGAGAACATCCTGCCGACCCGGCCGCGGGCCACCCTGGTGCTCCGCAAGGATGCCGACCATTCGATCAACCGGCTGCGGCTGCGCAAGCTCTAGCGGAAAACCGCTCAGCCGCGTTCCCAGCCGCCCCATTCGTTGCCGACGAACCGCTGGCCGTCGGCAATCACGAAGTGGTGCAAGAACACCTGGAGTGCGGGCTGCATCCGCTGGTGTAGTTCGGTCATCGCGGTGACCAGTTCGGGGGTCATCGGATCGACGCCCTCCGGCTTCTCGGGCGGGATCAGGCCCAGGTGCAGAGCCATCTCCAGCTGGTAGAAGGTGAAGTCGCCGTACGGCCGCTTGGGATCACAGCCGGGGACCTCGTCGTCGAAGTAGGGATCGGACAGTTCCCAGCTCATGTGCGCCAGCAAAGTGCGGTGCTGATCGGTGAAGCCGAACGGGCCAGACGCCGGCAGCTCCGCCACGAAGAACGAGTACTCATGGTCGGCCGGCGGTCGTTCGTAGCCGTATTCGCCTGTGGCACAGACCCCGAACCCGGTGGCGATGCGCAGCAGGTCGAGGTCACCGGGCTCGGTGTCCCAACCCGGCGGGAAGCACGGTGCGCCCACTTCGGTTCCGTCCCAGCCGATCCGTACCGCCCGCAGCCGCTCGGTGTGTTCTGGTGCCCAGTGCATTTCCACCCGACGATTATCAGCCCGCGCACGGGCAACGCCCAGAACCCTTGGGCTCTGGGCGTTGCGAGGGGTCAGGCCGGGATCCGCCGGACGCCGACGTACTGCAGCTCAGCCATCGCCAGCGTGTAGATGCCGGTGCCGATGACGAACACCACGCCCGCGGTGGTGAGCGTCATGGTGAATACGGCGACCAATGCGATCACCGTGCAGGCGGCGTTGGCGATCACCGTGCCGATACCGGCGGGGCGTACCCGCTCGATGCCGGCGAGGGCGAACACCGCGATGCCGTAGACGACCGAGAAGACGCCGACGCCATATTCGACGGATTTCGGCAGCCCGGTGAGATCGGCGAACCACCCGGCCGCGGCCAGCAGTGCGATACCGCTGATGCCGACGAGGACTGCGTCGAGCCGCATCGCCAGGCGCAGCAGCGAATCGGCTGCCTTCCTGGTGCCCGCGGTTCCGGTGGCGGTGATGGCGGTCATGATTCTCCTTCTTCCGGTGGTGATTTCCTGTCATGCATTCACTGAAGGTGTGGAGCACGGTGCGGGGATACTCGCCGTAACCTCTTCCGCCGGGCACCCCGCACCGGCTCGGGGAGGAGTCACGCCAGACGGCGCACTCCGCGGTATTGCAGCCAGGCCAACACGACGGTGGCGCTGACGAATCCGAGTACCAACTCGACACCGGCCCCGGTCAACGGCAACCAATGGGCCACGATGGCGATGACCGTGGAGATCGCGAAGACGACGTTGCCGGCGAGGACCGCGACGCCCACGCGCCGGACGTGCGAGACCGCAGCCAGGACGTACAGCAGCGCGCCGTAACCCACGAGGGCGGCGCCGACGAACCATCCGGCTGTGGCCGACAAACCGGCGATGCGGGCCAGCTGATCGGCGGCCATCGCCACCAGCAGACCGACGCCGGCACACACGGTGGCATCAGCTCGTAGGGCGAACCGCAGCAGGAAGTCGTCCGGGGCCGCTCCGGCAGTGGAGTCGGTTCGAGGTCGGTTCAGGATCGCGGTCATGTCGGGCTCCTCGGCGATGAGGGTGTCGATTGGTGGAACACCCTCGACACTGCTCACCGGGCGCTGCCAGATCGACGCCAATCACTGCCAACCACTGCCAAGCCCAGGTCAGCGCTGTTTTGAGAAAGCGGGAAATCTACCGGCCGGCCGACCCGGCCACCGGCGCCAGGTCGCCGCGCAGGTCCGCGGCGATCACCCGAGCCGCCGCGTTCTGCCAGTTGTGCAGTGAGCGCTGCGGCACCTCGGTGACCAGCCACTGCCAGGCCTGCCGCGCGACCGGGTCGAGCCCGGCCGCGGTGGCGTTCTGCGCGTAGGCGCGGACCCCGACGACGTAGGGGAAGTAAAGCGAGTTGTAGTGGCGCCACTGCTCGGTGGTGCCGAAGTCGCCGCCGTCGCGGGGCTTGAGCGCGGCGATGCGGTCGGCCAACAGTGCCTTGAGTTCGTTGGCCCGTTCCAGCGGCTGGTCCGGCGCCCCGCGCTCGGCCAGCCGGACATCGATGGCAGGCAGGGCGGTCAGCGGGCTGGCGACCAGTTTGGAAAGGTCGCCGTAGTGGCCCAGGGCGCGACGGGTGAGCCGGGCGAAGGCGTCGTCGTCGATGCCGCCCAACGGGTGATCGGACCGCAGCGGCAGCGCGGCCTCGGTCTGGCGCAGCGCTTCACGGTCGGCGCGAAGGTCCGGGGACCGCGAGAAGGCCAGCCGGTCGAGCAGTCCGGCCAGCGGGTCGGCCAGGACCTCCACCGCCACGGCGACGGCCAGGCTGGTGAACAACAGAATCGTCATCACGGTGCGGCCGGTGCCCGAATCCAGTACCACCATCCCGACCAGGGCCTGGGCCCCGAACGGAACCGCGACCACCAGCGTGCCGATGATCGAGCGGCGCATGTCCACCCGCAGTGCCTGGCCTTCGTCGAATGCGTCCCAGATCGCGACGGCCACTCCGAGCAGCGCGACGTCGAATCCCGTGGAGGCCAGGGCCAACCAGCTCGGCAGTAACCCGAGCGGGATGACCAAAATCACGTTGCCCAGGGCGAAGAACAGCGTCGCGACGATGATGAAACCCACCACCGACCGGGGTTTCGCACCGCCGAGCACAGCCTTGATCATGGCGCCCAGCGCGGACAGCGAGATCACCGCGAACATCACCCAGTGCCCGGTGCGGAGCGGGCCGTCGACACTGCCGGCCAGTCCGGCCCCGGCCATCGCCAGCACCGCGACGGCGAAGATCGCGGCGATCTCCCCGGCGCGGGAGCGGAAGGTGTCGGCCGGGCGGGCGAGTTCGACCATGACCGCGAACCAGGCGATGCCCGGCAGCGCCACCAGATAGATCTCGATGCGGCTGAGCACTTCCGAGCCGGTGACCAGCCGCACGGCGTCCAGCGCGACGACCAGCGCGAAGCTGGTCAGCCCGATCGCCGCGAGGACGAGGACGGGCTTACGCGGGTCGCGGGCGAGCAGGTAAAGACCCAGCCACCAGCTGAGCGTGAAGACCACTGCCGACAGCGCAGCCATAGCTTCAGTTTGGCACGCGCCTACTTTCCGAAGCGACGGTGCCGGGCCGTGTAATCGCGCAGCGCGCGCAGGAAATCGACGCGGCGGAAGGCGGGCCAGTACGCCTCGGTGAACCACATCTCCGAATATGCGCTCTGCCACAACAGGAATCCGGACAGGCGTTGCTCACCCGAGGTGCGGATCACCAGGTCCGGATCGGGTTGCCCTGAGGTGTAGAGGTTCTCCGAGATGCCGTCGACGGTGACCGCTTCGACGAGTTGTTCGGCGGTGGCGCCATTGGCCAGTTCCTTCGACAACAACGAGCGCACCGCATCGACGATCTCCTGGCGTCCCCCGTAGGCGACGGCGACGTTCACATGGAACTGCCCGCCCCGGCCGTTGGTCGATTCGACGGCCTCACGCAGCCGGCGGGCCGGCTCCTCCCCCAACAACTCCAGGTCACCGACGGTGCGCACCGTCCAGGTGTTCGACGGGGCGCAGATCTCCTCGACCACGTCGGTGATGATCTCGAGCAGGGCCGACAGCTCTTCGGGGTCGCGTTGCAGGTTCTCGGTCGAGAGCAGGTAGACCGTCGTCATCTCGATACCGGCGGCCTGACACCAGCGCAGCATCTCGGCGATCTTGGCCGCACCCATCCGGTAGCCGATGCTGACGTCGTCGTAACCCGCGTCACGCGCCCAGCGGCGGTTCCCGTCGCACAACACCGCGATGTGACGAGGTAGTTCAGATCGGGACTGCGCCAGCTCGTGACGCAACCGCATCTCGTAGAGCCGATAGGCCGGTTCCTTGAGTCGCGGGGGAATGATGTCCACGAGAGTCCAGACTACTGTGAGCGTCGGGGTAGACCATGGTTCCAATGGAGGTGAGATGACCGCGCCGACGGGTAGCACCAAGCCCTACCGTTCCGCGGCCGCACTGAGCCGGCCCGCAGAAGACCTGCCCGAAGCCGTCGCCGAAGGCGTCGCCCAGTTCCTCGGCAAACCGCGCGCCCGCGGCTGGATCCACGTGTACTCGGCGGTCGTCGCATTCATCGCCGGAGCGGCCCTGGTGTCGGTGTCGTGGTCGGTGGAATCGACCCGGGCCGGGCTGGCGACACTGCTCTACACCTTCACGATCGTGGCGATGTTCACCGTCAGCGGCACCTATCACCGGGTGAACTGGAAATCCGAGCGCGCCCGCAAATGGATGAAGCGCCTCGATCACTCGATGATCTTCATCTTCATCGCCGGCAGCTACACCCCGTTCGCCCTGCTGGCCTTGCCGGAATCCAAAGGCATGGTGCTGTTCTGGATCGTGTGGGGTGGGGCGATCGCGGGCGTGCTGCTCAAGATGTTCTGGCCGTCGGCACCGCGCTGGCTCGGCGTCCCGCTCTACATCCTGTTGGGCTGGGTGGCGGCCTGGTTCATCGGGCCGATCATGCACGGGGCCGGTGTGGCCGCGGTGGTCCTGCTGATCGTCGGCGGCGCGCTGTACAGCATCGGCGGCGTGCTCTACGCACTCAAATGGCCCAACCCGTGGCCGACCACCTTCGGCCATCACGAGTTCTTCCACGCCTGCACGGCGGTGGCGGCGATCTGTCACTACATCGCCATGTGGTTCGCCGTCTTCTGACGCGAAAGCCCCGCACCACCCAAAGGTGATGCGGGGCCTGCGGCAAGGACTAGAGGGTGACGGCGTCGGCCTGCGACCAGTAGGCCTTCATCGCGGTGATCTTGCCTTCGTCGTTGAACACCATCACGTCGATGGGCTCGATCCGCATGCTGCTGGTGCCGAAGTC is a genomic window containing:
- a CDS encoding acyl-ACP desaturase yields the protein MAQKPVANALTLELEPVVEAELRRHLDTEDLWYAHDYVPFDQGENFAFLGGQDWDPSQVTLPKTITDALEILLITKDNLSGYHRELVEHFILEDKWGRFLGRWTAEEHLHAVALRNYLVVTREIDPTANEDVRVEHVMKGYRADSYSQIETLVFMAFFERAHAVFTRNLKDQITEPVLASMMGRIVLDEERHELFFANLVAYLLGTHRDETVAAIAARARELDVIGADIDAYQDKVAVVAEAGIFDKAALAKVISDRITAWGLADEPQLQEFINT
- a CDS encoding glycine hydroxymethyltransferase; the protein is MAADSSSTLPAASGVDYAETSSAAYAAALRVIESVEPRVAAATRKELADQRDSLKLIASENYASPAVLLTMGTWFSDKYAEGTVGHRFYAGCQNVDTVEALAAEHARELFGAPYAYVQPHSGIDANLVAFWAILATKVEAPELANLGAKHVNDLSEADWETLRNKLGNQRLLGMSLDAGGHLTHGFRPNISGKMFHQRSYGTNPETGFLDYDAVAAAAREFKPLILVAGYSAYPRRVNFAKMREIADEVGATLMVDMAHFAGLVAGKVFTGDEDPVPHAHVTTTTTHKSLRGPRGGMVLATEEFAPAVDKGCPMVLGGPLSHVMAAKAVALAEARQPAFQTYAQQVADNAQALADGFVKRDAGLVTGGTDNHIVLLDVRSFGLTGRQAESALLDAGVVTNRNAIPADPNGAWYTSGIRLGTPALTSRGFGAEDFDRVAELIVDVLSNTQPEGTSKAKYKLAEGTAERVHAASAELLNANPLYPGLTL
- a CDS encoding DUF885 domain-containing protein, translating into MANGMDFGADKSADSAALIREYLLLGLRFDRVEDGYVDSFTGDPQLRRAVENEPPPDPADLARQADRLLTQIPDDLDRDRAEYIAAHLRALNCAGRKFAGEEVGFVDEVQAYFDVRISKGDPERYREAHAKLDEALGGTGPLAERIQAHRSGDEIPPARLEECIHAFSSALRDKVRAAYPLPETETITYEVVTDKPWSGFNYYLGDYKSTVAVNADLKQQMANLPRLVAHESYPGHHTEHCRKEAGLVARDGELEQTIFLVNTPQCLMAEGLADLALHAIVGPGWGAWAADIYADLGLRFDGERAEAISEAMAGLADVRQDAALMLHDEHRDVDEVAEFLKRWLLVGDDRARQSLRFLSSPLWRAYTSTYIEGYRLLRRWLDDRPDGVTLTERFGRLLDEPLIPSTLA
- the coaA gene encoding type I pantothenate kinase, producing MPRPSEPSPYVEFDRSQWRALRMSTPLKLTEDELLRLRGMGEKLDILEVEEVYLPLARLIHLQVAARQRLFAATAEFLGEPQQNPDRPVPFVIGVAGSVAVGKSTTARVLQALLARWGHHPRVDLVTTDGFLYPNKELNRRNLMHRKGFPESYDRRGLMRFVTAVKSGADEVCAPVYSHLLYDIVPGEKQVVRHPDILILEGLNVLQTGPALMVSDLFDFSVYVDARIEDIEQWYISRFLTMRSTAFADPASHFHHYSTLTDEQAVFAARDIWHSINRPNLIENILPTRPRATLVLRKDADHSINRLRLRKL
- a CDS encoding (2Z,6E)-farnesyl diphosphate synthase, with the translated sequence MDIIPPRLKEPAYRLYEMRLRHELAQSRSELPRHIAVLCDGNRRWARDAGYDDVSIGYRMGAAKIAEMLRWCQAAGIEMTTVYLLSTENLQRDPEELSALLEIITDVVEEICAPSNTWTVRTVGDLELLGEEPARRLREAVESTNGRGGQFHVNVAVAYGGRQEIVDAVRSLLSKELANGATAEQLVEAVTVDGISENLYTSGQPDPDLVIRTSGEQRLSGFLLWQSAYSEMWFTEAYWPAFRRVDFLRALRDYTARHRRFGK
- the trhA gene encoding PAQR family membrane homeostasis protein TrhA; the encoded protein is MTAPTGSTKPYRSAAALSRPAEDLPEAVAEGVAQFLGKPRARGWIHVYSAVVAFIAGAALVSVSWSVESTRAGLATLLYTFTIVAMFTVSGTYHRVNWKSERARKWMKRLDHSMIFIFIAGSYTPFALLALPESKGMVLFWIVWGGAIAGVLLKMFWPSAPRWLGVPLYILLGWVAAWFIGPIMHGAGVAAVVLLIVGGALYSIGGVLYALKWPNPWPTTFGHHEFFHACTAVAAICHYIAMWFAVF